In one Musa acuminata AAA Group cultivar baxijiao chromosome BXJ2-5, Cavendish_Baxijiao_AAA, whole genome shotgun sequence genomic region, the following are encoded:
- the LOC135612881 gene encoding uncharacterized protein LOC135612881, with the protein MLEKIGLPAKPSMRGGSWVLDASHCQGCASQFTFINRKHHCRRCGGLFCNTCTQQRMVLRGQGDSAVRICDPCKKIEETARFQSRYGHRKQTAKVNTKQVLKNEEEVLGQILGTDGKHLLLSEQESDSDVISDLQRLSSSASCSNLREESASSGKEEDIVRGMSVDTCNKANIDIMLGDPEELRHQAVEEKRKYKTLKAEGKSEEALQAFKRGKELERQAGALEIAIRKNQRMALKASNMRTVTANPKSDGREESDSKQKLPSQRDKEAKNDLAAELRELGWSDVDLHNADKKPEKLSLEGELSNLLAEVTQRSSQGMKKVAIDKSEVLALKKKALSLKREGKLAEAKEELKRAKILEKKIEEQEILGEAEGSDDELYALINSMDEDKQDELVLDHAPEANIKFDNLLVFSDDLPADGNFEVTDNDMNDPELAAALKSFGWSEEDEEQVASQDEQSVPFDREALQSQVLSLKKEALSQKRAGNVSKALEILKKAKLLEKDLENMKSSPEISESESKQKSLSRQVNVSETTSSHFESPPKSKLMIQKELLALKKRALTLRREGRIDEAEEELKKGKVLEQQLEEMENASRRPEPKLVKNNLEFAKTYEGGDARSLDLGEEGFETEVTEHDMCDPAMLSLLKNLGWNEDDNAENVSMTNITSKRMNEPSLVPPKVKKNKADIQKELLAIKRKALALRRQGKSEEAEEELEKAKALENQMAEMEVSSSANFMEMDSIDYGTSIPQKFYGKEQAAGDVRNTSDSLLSFAVNKIPKDEAVLVQGVSDVGLNAKSDKNKAAEASVMVPKILQTEKQMLQKSGLQTEEISVEDPILHQSNQSLNLVELMSGSDVKALHSSIRESGKREDTDANEKSCSGSGKLSCTTDFQISQRNETNATGTNISAAQKQNLTHGVDALQDEILALKRRAVALKREGKLAEAREELRQAKLLEKSLEDGQQANVVKEGASSSTSDNTSSMQEKRTSPSEKPMSGRDRFRIQQESLSHKRNALKLRREGKIDESEAELELAKALEKQLEEFDQGSSTVMSGSKSEAMEDVVVEDLLDPQLMSALKAIGLEGPAITSQPQPHNKTESQPNFDKRENHGIEKAALEEQIKAEKLRALDFKRAGKQAEALEALRSAKRLEKKLASLT; encoded by the coding sequence TTAACACAAAACAGGTCTTGAAGAATGAGGAAGAAGTTCTAGGTCAGATTCTGGGAACAGATGGAAAGCATCTATTGCTTTCTGAACAAGAATCAGACAGTGATGTGATTTCTGATCTCCAAAGATTATCAAGCAGTGCATCCTGCTCTAACTTAAGGGAAGAGTCTGCTTCTTcaggaaaagaagaagatatcgtTAGAGGCATGTCAGTTGATACTTGCAACAAGGCTAATATTGATATCATGTTAGGTGACCCAGAGGAATTGCGTCATCAAGCagtagaagaaaagagaaaatataaaACTTTGAAGGCAGAAGGAAAATCAGAGGAAGCACTTCAGGCATTTAAGCGTGGTAAAGAACTTGAAAGGCAAGCTGGAGCTTTAGAAATTGCAATTAGGAAGAATCAGCGAATGGCTTTAAAGGCATCAAATATGAGAACTGTTACTGCTAACCCAAAAAGCGATGGTCGTGAAGAGTCGGACAGTAAACAGAAGTTACCTTCTCAAAGGGATAAAGAAGCAAAGAATGACCTTGCAGCTGAACTCAGAGAATTGGGATGGTCTGATGTAGATCTTCATAATGCAGATAAAAAACCAGAAAAGCTTAGTTTGGAGGGTGAATTGTCAAATCTTCTTGCAGAAGTTACTCAAAGATCCTCTCAAGGGATGAAAAAAGTTGCTATTGATAAGTCAGAAGTCCTTGCTCTTAAGAAAAAGGCACTCTCACTGAAAAGAGAAGGGAAACTTGCCGAAGCAAAGGAAGAGCTAAAGAGGGCTAAAATATTGGAAAAGAAAATAGAAGAACAAGAGATCTTGGGTGAGGCTGAAGGTTCTGATGACGAACTGTATGCTCTAATTAATAGTATGGACGAAGACAAGCAAGATGAGTTAGTGTTGGACCATGCACCTGAGGCTAATATCAAATTTGACAACTTACTCGTTTTCTCAGATGATCTCCCTGCTGATGGCAATTTTGaagtcactgataatgatatgaatGACCCAGAGTTAGCAGCTGCCTTAAAATCATTTGGCTGGTCTGAAGAGGATGAAGAACAAGTAGCCAGTCAAGATGAGCAGTCTGTTCCTTTTGATAGAGAAGCACTGCAGAGCCAAGTACTTAGTCTGAAGAAGGAGGCACTCAGTCAAAAACGAGCTGGTAATGTTTCGAAAGCATTGGAGATTCTGAAGAAAGCAAAACTACTTGAAAAGGACCTGGAAAATATGAAATCTAGTCCTGAAATATCTGAATCTGAATCTAAGCAAAAGAGTTTGAGCCGTCAAGTTAATGTTTCTGAAACAACAAGCTCTCATTTTGAGTCGCCACCAAAAAGTAAATTAATGATTCAGAAAGAGTTATTAGCTTTGAAAAAGCGAGCGCTCACATTGAGAAGGGAAGGTCGGatcgatgaggcagaagaagaattGAAGAAAGGAAAGGTTCTAGAACAACAACTGGAAGAGATGGAAAATGCTTCCAGAAGACCTGAACCTAAGCTGGTAAAGAACAATCTGGAGTTTGCTAAGACATATGAGGGTGGTGATGCCAGGAGCTTGGATCTCGgagaggaaggatttgaaactgagGTAACAGAACATGATATGTGTGATCCTGCAATGTTGTCGCTTTTGAAGAATTTGGGATGGAATGAGGATGACAATGCTGAAAATGTCAGCATGACAAATATAACTTCTAAACGGATGAATGAACCTTCTTTGGTTCCACCGAAGGTGAAGAAAAACAAGGCTGACATTCAGAAAGAACTGTTAGCAATAAAAAGAAAAGCTCTGGCCTTAAGACGCCAAGGAAAGTCTGAGGAGGCTGAGGAAGAGCTCGAAAAAGCAAAAGCCTTGGAGAATCAAATGGCAGAAATGGAAGTCTCTAGTAGTGCCAACTTCATGGAGATGGATTCAATTGATTATGGAACTTCGATTCCACAAAAATTCTACGGTAAGGAGCAAGCTGCTGGTGATGTGCGAAACACCTCTGATAGCCTATTATCATTTGCAGTTAACAAAATACCAAAAGATGAAGCAGTACTAGTACAAGGTGTGTCTGATGTTGGTTTGAATGCAAAAAGTGACAAAAACAAAGCTGCAGAAGCTTCTGTCATGGTACCTAAAATTTTGCAAACAGAGAAGCAGATGTTGCAAAAATCAGGTCTACAAACTGAAGAAATTTCTGTAGAAGATCCGATTTTGCATCAGTCGAACCAATCACTTAATTTGGTAGAATTAATGTCTGGCAGTGATGTTAAAGCTTTGCACTCATCAATTAGGGAATCAGGAAAAAGAGAAGATACCGATGCCAACGAGAAGAGCTGCTCTGGGAGTGGTAAACTTTCATGCACAACGGATTTTCAGATATCTCAGAGAAACGAAACAAATGCCACTGGAACTAATATATCGGCAGCACAAAAACAGAATTTGACACATGGGGTTGATGCTCTCCAGGATGAAATTCTAgcactcaagagaagggctgttgcACTGAAGAGAGAAGGGAAGCTAGCAGAAGCCAGAGAGGAACTGAGACAGGCAAAGCTGTTAGAAAAGAGTCTAGAAGATGGTCAGCAGGCCAATGTGGTCAAGGAAGGTGCTTCATCTTCTACATCTGACAACACTTCTTCCATGCAAGAGAAAAGAACTAGCCCATCAGAGAAACCAATGTCAGGCCGTGATCGTTTCAGGATTCAACAGGAATCCCTATCTCACAAGCGAAACGCTCTCAAGTTGCGTAGAGAAGGAAAGATAGATGAATCAGAGGCTGAACTTGAATTGGCCAAAGCTTTGGAAAAACAGTTGGAAGAATTTGACCAAGGTTCAAGCACTGTGATGTCTGGCAGCAAGTCAGAAGCGATGGAAGACGTAGTCGTGGAGGATCTTCTCGATCCTCAACTTATGTCTGCCCTTAAAGCTATTGGATTGGAAGGTCCTGCTATTACCAGCCAACCACAACCACATAATAAAACAGAGTCCCAGCCAAACTTTGACAAGCGTGAGAACCATGGCATCGAGAAAGCTGCTCTGGAAGAACAAATCAAGGCTGAGAAGCTCCGAGCACTCGATTTCAAACGGGCAGGTAAGCAGGCTGAGGCTTTGGAGGCTCTTCGTTCTGCCAAGCGTCTTGAGAAGAAACTTGCATCATTGACTTAG